From Borrelia hispanica CRI:
TAATACACTTTATATTGAAGATAGAGATGATATTAAAGGAGCTGGGGCTTTGACACGTGAATATGTTAAACTTCGAGATAATATGCAAAATTACTTTAGAATTGCACCAACAAGACCTAAAACAAATAAACACGCAAGGATTGTTTCTTTATTAACACCATTTACTTATAACAAGATGCATTTATTAGATTATAGTAGTCGTTCTGTATTTCGTGATATTTATTCATATAATGGAGATGGCCGAAGTCATGATGATGCTCTTGATGCATTATCAGCTGCATATTTAATTATGTCTTTAAATTATCGTGATAGAAGTCAACATTTTACTAAATTTACTTTCATTTAACGTATAAATTATTGTATAATAATTACATAAGGAGATTCTTTATGGAGTATATGCAAATGGAACCTGTAATTACGAGGCAGATGGTATTCAATGAGCTTGTAAAAGCTGGTATTAATAGAGAGATTGCGGACGATTTATCTTATAGATACTATAAAAATGAGCTTACTATTAAAGATCTTCAATATTTAGAAAGTAATTTTAACCTTAAACTGGAAATATTAGAGCGTGGCTTAAGATCTGATATTGAAAAAGCTAAAGATGTCCTTGATAACAAAATAGATGCTAAATTTACAGAACTTGATAATAAAATAGATACTAAGTTTACAGAACTTGATAACAAAATAGATATTGTTAGGAAAGATATTGAATTGAACAAAATGGAACTTAATAGTAAATTAAAATTACATGCATGGATGTTTGGAACCATTATTACCATTAATGTAGGAATATTTATAGCATTAATATCTATGCTATATGCATTGTTTATAAAGTAAATTAAATAAGTAAATATCTCTTCTATATAAAGAATAGGTTTAATTTTTTTGCAAATTTTTATAATTTTTGCTATTATTTTTTAGCAAAAATAAATAATTGATCTATAATTATTTTTCGTATATTGAATAAGGTTGTAAAGGTTGGAGAGATAATGAAATACAATTTTAAAATCAATTCTTATGAATGATACAGACATTCAATATTTTTTAGGAATTATATAAATAATGTTGCAGAAGACGTCCTGCACAATGGAATTACTTTAGAAGGCATTTATAGTACTGCTTGCTTTAAGTAATATTGAAGATACGTTAGATAATCTAAAAGTAAAACTTAAAGAAGCACTATTGAATTGTATTATATATATGAGATATGATAGTGGAGTAGGCGAAAGGGAACAATTTGTGGGTTCGATAGCAAATTTAGGAAAAGGATTTTTGGAAGTTTTTGTAAGTTTTGGGGATATGATTACAGGGACATTGGTAATAAAGGCGGAGACTAAAAAAAGTGAAATTGTTGCATATTTTAGTAAAATAGCGATTAGGAATACAGTAGATGAAGGATTAAAAGGGATTAATGAGGTATTAGGAGAAATTAAGCAAGGAGAAAGTGTTGCAGCTAAAGTTATTAAGTAAGTTGAATTAGTATACATTTGAATATAGTTAAAATTATTAGATAAGAATGCTGGAAAGGGAGCAATAAAGCTCTCTTTTTTTGTTTACAGCATGATATATGTCATATGAATCATCATTTTTATATAGATATTTTTATGAATTTTCTTTTATTCATTTATTTATTCATTCATAGCTGTATGCGTTTTATGTTTTTTGTCTTAGTAGTATTAGAAGGAAAGCTAATAAAGTTAAGACGCGAAAAGAGCGAAGAAAGCTAAAAAATAAGAAATAAATAAAAAAAACAAGGAGGCGAAGGAAAGGAATGAAAGAGAAGAAAGAAATAGGAAAGATAGAAGAGTGTATAAGCGAGTATAGAGAGAAGGGAAGAGAGAAGGGAAGAGAGAAGGGAAGAGAGAAGGGAAGTAAAAGAGGATTAAAGGGGATAAGAATAAGAGAAGTAATGATGGTGATGGTGATGATGGTGGTGATGGGATGTAGTAGTGGAGGAGTAAAGGGAGGAGAAGGGGCAGCAGGAGGAGACGGGAGTGGATTAAGTGGAGCAATGATGGAAGTGGGGAGGAGTGCAGAGAATGTTTTTTATGCATTTATAGAGTTAGTGTCGGATGTATTGGGCTTTACTGCAAAAACAACTACAAAGAAAGAGG
This genomic window contains:
- the bdr gene encoding Bdr family repetitive protein, producing the protein MEYMQMEPVITRQMVFNELVKAGINREIADDLSYRYYKNELTIKDLQYLESNFNLKLEILERGLRSDIEKAKDVLDNKIDAKFTELDNKIDTKFTELDNKIDIVRKDIELNKMELNSKLKLHAWMFGTIITINVGIFIALISMLYALFIK